A genomic window from Candidatus Acididesulfobacter guangdongensis includes:
- a CDS encoding hydrogenase, producing the protein MGKSNEKNNGAKEKKIKITNKSCSDEYSEKYDDKTDKTIFKWDPLRNISDNPDEALNIVDSRLTNLEKEYFKSQKDIDENFNNVFSASSVSRREFIQWTALLTSALMLPTIFAPRVARAANILTRTPFIWLDMSDCMGNTEAFLRTAHPTPAEIILNYVSVDYMESIMVPAGYQAEARRDETVKKYKGKYILVVEGAIPTGMNGKFLTIGAKGKTGLEITKSTAKNAGVIVAVGNCASYGGIPAAYPNPTGSVGLSSVTNRQVINIPACPANPVNLVGTLVEYILVGKAPMLDSLGRPLWAYSGRLHDNCYRRGHFEAGEYVKQWGDDGAKKQYCLYMMGCKGPFTWNNCTVAQYNQDMSFPMRAGHGCIGCSEPAFWDRMTPFEKPNLDAKIFIPGVEATADEFGVALFGAAGVGMAAHAIYTGVKRRKNNKEKDGKRNKEKEKGGNNGKDNDSNENKK; encoded by the coding sequence ATGGGAAAGAGTAATGAAAAAAATAACGGTGCTAAAGAAAAGAAAATAAAAATTACTAATAAGTCTTGTTCTGACGAATATTCTGAAAAATATGATGATAAAACCGATAAGACAATTTTTAAATGGGATCCTCTGAGAAATATTTCGGACAACCCGGATGAAGCTTTAAATATAGTAGATTCCCGCCTAACCAATCTTGAAAAAGAATATTTTAAAAGTCAAAAAGATATTGATGAAAATTTTAACAATGTATTTTCTGCGAGCAGCGTCTCACGAAGAGAATTCATTCAGTGGACCGCCCTTCTCACTTCAGCGCTTATGCTTCCTACGATTTTTGCGCCCAGGGTTGCAAGAGCGGCAAATATTTTAACGAGAACGCCCTTTATATGGCTCGACATGAGCGATTGCATGGGAAATACGGAAGCTTTTCTGAGAACTGCTCACCCTACTCCTGCAGAAATTATATTGAATTATGTCAGCGTCGATTACATGGAATCCATAATGGTGCCTGCGGGCTATCAGGCTGAAGCCAGAAGAGATGAAACTGTAAAAAAATATAAAGGTAAATATATTCTTGTCGTCGAAGGTGCAATTCCTACCGGTATGAACGGCAAATTTCTTACAATAGGCGCTAAAGGTAAAACGGGACTTGAAATTACTAAGTCAACCGCAAAAAATGCAGGCGTTATTGTTGCCGTCGGGAACTGTGCTTCTTACGGCGGCATTCCGGCGGCATACCCTAACCCCACAGGTTCAGTCGGACTAAGTTCCGTTACAAACAGGCAGGTTATTAATATACCCGCATGCCCTGCTAATCCTGTAAATCTAGTCGGCACATTAGTCGAATACATCTTGGTCGGGAAAGCGCCAATGCTTGACAGCTTAGGAAGACCGCTCTGGGCTTATTCAGGAAGACTGCATGACAACTGTTACAGAAGGGGTCATTTTGAAGCCGGCGAATATGTAAAACAATGGGGCGATGACGGAGCAAAAAAACAATACTGCCTTTATATGATGGGTTGCAAAGGTCCTTTTACATGGAATAACTGCACTGTTGCTCAATATAATCAGGATATGAGTTTTCCGATGAGAGCCGGACACGGCTGCATTGGATGTTCAGAACCGGCTTTTTGGGACAGAATGACGCCTTTTGAAAAACCAAATTTAGATGCTAAAATATTTATACCCGGCGTTGAGGCAACAGCCGATGAATTCGGCGTCGCATTATTTGGCGCTGCCGGCGTAGGAATGGCTGCCCACGCAATATACACAGGAGTCAAAAGAAGAAAGAATAATAAAGAAAAAGATGGAAAGCGGAACAAAGAAAAAGAAAAAGGGGGAAACAACGGCAAAGACAATGACAGCAACGAAAACAAAAAATAA
- the hypB gene encoding hydrogenase accessory protein HypB — MSIQKNALEANENIAKSNKSKFEASKIFVVNLLSSPGSGKTSMIERIVPFLKDSNVRVCVIEGDVETDLDKKRIDALGIPSYQIVTKGTCHLDAKMIDKALVSSNFDLINSDILFIENVGNLVCPTSFNLGEDFKIVVLSITEGDDKPLKYPAAFYKSDIMIINKIDLLNVLDSNIKKIKENALSINNKLKIFEISCKTNEGIQELANYFMEQIANKHENRSIC; from the coding sequence ATTTCAATTCAAAAAAATGCATTAGAAGCCAATGAAAATATTGCAAAATCTAATAAATCAAAATTTGAAGCAAGTAAAATATTTGTTGTGAATTTATTAAGCTCTCCAGGTTCAGGCAAGACATCCATGATAGAACGCATTGTGCCATTTTTAAAAGATTCAAACGTTAGAGTTTGTGTTATAGAGGGTGACGTGGAAACAGATTTAGATAAAAAAAGAATAGATGCGTTAGGCATTCCTTCTTACCAAATTGTAACAAAAGGCACATGCCATCTTGATGCTAAAATGATAGATAAAGCACTTGTAAGTTCAAATTTTGATTTAATTAATTCAGATATTTTATTTATAGAAAATGTTGGCAATTTGGTATGTCCGACTTCTTTTAATCTTGGCGAAGATTTTAAAATTGTAGTTTTGTCAATTACGGAAGGAGACGATAAACCGTTAAAATACCCTGCAGCATTTTATAAATCTGATATTATGATTATTAATAAAATTGATTTATTAAATGTACTGGATTCCAACATAAAAAAAATTAAAGAAAATGCATTGTCAATAAATAATAAACTGAAAATATTTGAAATCTCGTGTAAAACAAATGAAGGTATTCAAGAATTAGCCAATTATTTTATGGAACAGATCGCCAATAAACATGAGAATAGATCAATATGCTAA
- a CDS encoding deoxyribonuclease IV — protein sequence MLIGAHVSIAGGLENSCVHAVQTGSNAIQIFTKNQVRWDFKDLKEDVAANFKNCINKLEITPISHISYLINLGSTDENVERKSYNLFIEEIKRCHILGINQLIFHPGSNKNLTEDETVKKISFNLKKIIEETNALYGGDVSLTIETTAGQGAAIGYKLEHIRDMIGIIDSDRMKVCIDTCHIFAAGYDIRSEDGYNNFMETFSRLIGLNRLSAFHLNDSMKDLSSKIDRHAGIGKGFIGTDTFKFIINDKRFDNTPMVVETPGNDSEHKQDIDIIKSLRIL from the coding sequence ATGCTAATAGGTGCCCACGTTTCAATTGCAGGCGGTTTAGAAAATTCGTGTGTTCACGCTGTGCAGACAGGTTCAAATGCTATTCAGATATTTACAAAAAATCAAGTAAGGTGGGATTTTAAAGATTTGAAGGAGGACGTTGCGGCAAATTTCAAAAATTGTATTAATAAACTGGAGATAACGCCTATATCCCATATATCGTATCTTATTAATTTAGGAAGTACAGATGAAAATGTAGAACGAAAGTCATATAATCTTTTCATTGAAGAAATAAAGCGATGCCATATTCTCGGTATTAATCAGCTTATATTTCATCCCGGTTCTAACAAAAATTTAACCGAAGATGAAACAGTTAAAAAAATTTCTTTTAATTTAAAAAAAATAATAGAAGAAACAAATGCGTTATATGGCGGCGATGTATCGTTGACAATAGAAACAACGGCAGGGCAGGGTGCTGCAATCGGTTATAAATTGGAGCATATAAGGGATATGATTGGCATTATAGACAGCGATAGAATGAAAGTTTGTATAGATACATGTCATATATTTGCGGCAGGATACGATATAAGAAGCGAAGACGGCTATAATAATTTTATGGAAACATTCAGTAGATTGATTGGACTTAACAGGCTAAGCGCATTTCATCTGAATGATTCCATGAAAGATTTAAGTTCTAAAATTGACAGACATGCCGGTATCGGAAAAGGTTTTATAGGCACAGATACATTTAAATTTATTATAAACGATAAAAGGTTCGACAACACGCCTATGGTTGTTGAAACCCCAGGAAATGACAGTGAGCATAAACAAGATATAGATATTATAAAAAGCTTGAGAATATTATAG
- a CDS encoding LysR family transcriptional regulator, with amino-acid sequence MTLTQLNVLKTLVESQNFTKTAEALYITQSAVSHSVASLENELEIKLVKSDKKTVSLTEAGEKVYNHAKDILTRIDRLKEDISALKNLQVGSLKIGCFQSVSIRILPGILKEFKRKYPGIEVSWFEGTDLEVTDWLLKGAVDLGFVVLPAEGLESVELLEDKIFAVFNEKHPLCCRKSISIKELVSEPLLTFKGSSCGMLVTSNLMNSAKKTDEIKNIEARNIGTIIEMVREGIGAAVIPNLAIPLNYSGICSVPIKPEIKRKIALAAQSLDNLSLSAKAFIEIAEKFVEKFKAMREFENYNKEGESITS; translated from the coding sequence ATGACATTAACTCAATTGAATGTTTTAAAAACTCTCGTAGAATCACAAAATTTCACAAAAACGGCAGAAGCTCTTTATATAACGCAGTCCGCCGTGAGCCATTCCGTAGCATCGCTTGAGAACGAACTTGAAATAAAATTGGTTAAAAGCGACAAAAAGACCGTTTCCCTTACCGAAGCAGGCGAAAAAGTTTATAATCATGCCAAGGATATCTTGACCCGAATAGACCGGTTAAAAGAAGATATATCTGCATTAAAAAATCTGCAGGTCGGCAGTCTTAAAATAGGCTGTTTTCAAAGTGTTTCAATAAGAATTTTGCCCGGAATTTTAAAAGAATTCAAACGCAAATATCCGGGAATTGAGGTTTCATGGTTTGAAGGAACGGATTTGGAAGTAACGGATTGGCTGTTAAAAGGCGCAGTAGATTTAGGTTTTGTAGTGCTTCCGGCAGAAGGACTTGAATCAGTTGAACTCTTAGAAGACAAAATATTCGCAGTTTTTAACGAAAAACATCCGTTATGCTGCAGAAAAAGCATAAGTATAAAAGAACTTGTAAGCGAACCGCTTTTAACTTTCAAAGGGTCAAGCTGCGGAATGCTGGTAACATCTAATTTAATGAATTCTGCAAAGAAAACGGATGAAATTAAAAATATAGAAGCGCGCAACATAGGCACTATTATTGAAATGGTCAGGGAAGGTATCGGAGCCGCCGTTATTCCCAATCTTGCAATCCCGCTTAATTACAGCGGAATATGTTCCGTTCCTATAAAACCTGAAATAAAAAGAAAAATTGCGTTAGCGGCACAATCTTTAGACAACCTTTCTTTATCGGCAAAGGCTTTTATAGAAATCGCCGAAAAATTCGTAGAGAAATTTAAAGCTATGCGTGAGTTTGAAAATTATAATAAGGAAGGGGAATCAATAACTTCATAA
- a CDS encoding methyltransferase domain-containing protein: MKDNWNAEDYAKNSQCQLQLGEELIEKLSLTGNESLLDIGCGDGKITAKLSKILKNGEVVGIDASENLINFASKEFPNDKFQNLTFYQIDACAINFSEKFDIAFSNACLHWVKDHSGVLGKVRACLEPKGRILFQMGGRGNVGEVLNAVKLVSSKENWSMYFDNFVTPYYFYDIKDYEIWLSENHFKPLRLELIEKNIKHPSEESFKGWLRTTWFPFTDRLPEALRETFLDAISETYKIKHPADKSGGINVKMVRLEVEAYAV, encoded by the coding sequence ATGAAAGATAATTGGAATGCAGAAGATTACGCAAAAAATTCTCAATGCCAGCTGCAATTAGGCGAAGAGCTTATTGAAAAACTTTCTTTAACAGGCAATGAATCATTGCTTGATATAGGCTGCGGAGACGGAAAGATAACCGCAAAATTATCGAAAATTTTAAAAAATGGAGAAGTAGTCGGTATAGATGCATCAGAAAATTTAATAAATTTTGCATCAAAAGAATTTCCAAACGATAAATTTCAAAATCTGACATTTTATCAAATAGATGCATGCGCTATTAACTTCTCTGAAAAATTCGATATTGCTTTTTCCAACGCTTGTCTTCACTGGGTAAAAGACCATAGCGGCGTTCTTGGAAAAGTGCGTGCATGCCTTGAGCCGAAAGGCAGGATTTTATTCCAGATGGGCGGACGCGGCAATGTAGGCGAAGTCTTAAATGCCGTAAAATTAGTCAGCAGCAAAGAAAATTGGAGCATGTATTTCGATAATTTCGTTACGCCGTATTATTTTTACGATATAAAAGACTATGAGATATGGCTTTCGGAAAATCATTTTAAGCCTCTGCGTTTGGAACTGATTGAAAAAAATATTAAACATCCAAGCGAAGAAAGTTTTAAAGGCTGGTTAAGAACTACTTGGTTTCCTTTTACCGACCGCTTGCCGGAGGCGTTAAGGGAAACTTTTCTTGACGCAATATCGGAAACTTATAAAATTAAGCATCCGGCAGACAAATCGGGCGGTATTAATGTAAAGATGGTTCGTTTGGAGGTTGAAGCGTATGCCGTATAA